The stretch of DNA CAGCAACGCGCTGGGCAGCCTCTACAGCCATATTCAGGATGCGGCCGACCTGCTGACCGCCTTCTACACCAAACACGGTGGCGACCTGACCGCCTACGCCGTTGCCAACCGCCGGCACCACCTGAATGAGTACGGCGGGGGCGAAGATGACGACTGGCACCACACCGGCACCGGCAACCCTGACGCGGGCGAAGGATGGGAAGTAACCGACACCACCGACCCCGCCCGCCTGGCTGAGTACAGCCTACACCGGGAACTGGCCCGCTTCTTTCCCGACTCCGAAAGCCACGGGGAATATATCGGCACCAGCGGCCCGATTGACTTTCACCGCTTCACGGTAGCCGTGGAACACCAAACCGACTTTGCCCTACGCAAAATGTTTGCGGCTGTGGGCGGGCACGAAATACCCATCTATCGGCAGGATGAAAGCGGTGAAATGGTGCCTATCCCAGTTATTGAACAGATAGAGCAGGAAATAAATGAGGACGTGGCTAACGAACGGCTGACCGCTTACTTCAACGCCGTGCTGAACGCCGGTCAGCGCTTGGCTGAGCTACACGCCACCATGCAACCAGATGATGCCACCGGCTACGAGCTGCTGCATGAGTGCCTGAACAATATGCTAGCCGTCAGAATGGAAGCGTACCCGCCGTTTTAAAGCCGAACGGGATAGGGGGGGCAATTCCTTGCGTCTCTCCCTCCTCACACCGTAAACCAGAGCCGCAAACACACGCGTGCAAAATTCAACCATAAAAGTCCGGCCCCCCTACTGTAAATAACAATTATTAACAGCCTTCAACTCCCTTACCTATGCCTTACGAATCTGGAACCAGCGGCAACCCAACCGGCCGCCCCGTCGGCAGTCCCAACAAGGCCACCGCTGCCGCCCGTGAAACCATTGCCGCCGCCCTGGCCGGGGCCAACGCTGAAAAGCTGGCTGCCGAACTTGACACCCTGACGGGCAAGGACTATATAGACGCCTACGTCAAGCTGGCAGAGTTCATCACTCCGAAGCTGCAACGCACGGCCCTGAGTGCGGAACAGGAACGCAGCCCCCGCAAGGTGACGATTACCATTGGCGGCACGCCCGAACAACGGGAAGCCAACATTCAGGCTGCACATTACCTCACAGGTGGGAAAGAGTAGAAGTAAGAAACACCGCTATGCAGTAGGTACTCAAAGCAACTGTACCGATTCGGTATGTCAGCCGCAATTGACCGTAAATGGCCGTAATTATCGGCAAAGGCACTTAGCCAAGGGAGCGTAGTACATCTGCTAAATGACGAAAAAGCCCCGCACCCTAAATGAGGATGCGGGGCTTTTTCAAGGATTGACTATTGCCCTAAGATTACGTTATGTTCTTCGAGCAAAGTGCGAATAGTATCTACGGTATAGTCACCTATACCGTCTAAACGACCAAGTTTCTTTGCTCCTTGTTTCCCTAGCTGCAGCCACGTTCTAATACTATTTTTCTCTAGATATTCATTCATGGATTCAAGCGCAATTTGACTCAATCCATTTTCTAGTAATTCTATATCTATTTCTTCACCCTCAGTTACCGAGCCAGCGGAAATAGGCTTTAGAACTGTCCACTTCGCATTATATGCTTGGCTAACTAATATCTCTATTAAAGCCAATTTTGACACTTTATTTTGTTCAGATAGTTGTTTTAATAGGCTGTCAGTGGCCTGGGGTATGTAAAAGTTGTTTTCGTTTTCCATAAGACGAGGTTTTCCTTATATGATACAGTAAAAAGCCCCACACCCTCTATTGAGAAATGTGAGGCTTTTGCCTTTTAGGCAGAGCTGGCAACTACAAACCTTTAGGCTAGCCAAAGATACGTAATAGGTGAGCTTAAGCTGCCGGACAGTCAACTTATGTAAGGCAAAAGTCAGGGCGTGTACCCCTACGTGTACCCTTGGAAAAGAAAAAGGGCGTTTCCGGATTGGAAACGCCCTTTTAGGTAGCGGGGACTGGACTCGAACCAGTGACCTTTGGGTTATGAGCCCAACGAGCTACCAACTGCTCCACCCCGCACTGTTTGGTGATGCAAATGTAGTAGGGTTTTTCGGAAAAGCATGCCCTCGGGTTACAAATACTTGCTCGAATCCTCTTTCCCGCTGAGTATCAGGGCAAAAATTTATTGACACAGTTTCTGGCGGAGTGTTGAGTACATGATTTTGGCCTTGGTTCGTCGTTGCGGTAACTCGCGCGTAGAATACTTCATCTTTTTACGCAACTCTGTCGCACCAAAATCCTATGAACTTCCCTCTCCTCTCCTCTGCTCCCCTGGCCTCGTGGCGGTGGGCGGTACCAGCCCTGGCGCTTGGCCTGTCACTGGCAGGATGCAACTCCCCGCAGAACGCCGAATCGGGAGCGGCCGGCAACACCTCTACTACCGATGGCATTTCTGCCGCCGACACAGCCGCTTCTTCTATGGCTACCAACGGCCCTGAGGCCATTAAGCCTAGCGGACCAGCTCCGGCCTGGGCGCCCAACATCAGCCCCCAGATGCAAGCCGTAATTGAGAAGCTAGAGAAGCTGCAGGGCCCCACCCCGCCCGAGAAGCTTCCGGTGGCCGAAGTTCGCAAGGCTCCTTCGCCAGCTGATGCGGCTATGGCCGTGATGGCTGACTTTCACGTGCAGGCGCCGCCATCGAAGCTGGACACCATGAGCAAAATGATAGCGCCCGGCTTGAAAGCCCGCATCTACACGCCTCAGGGCGCTACCGGTCCGCTGCCCGTGGTGGTGTACTACCATGGTGGCGGCTGGGTAATTGCCACCATTGATACCTACGATTCGTCGGTGCGGGCGCTGGCAGAGAAGAGTGGAGCCATCTTCGTGTCGGTGGCCTACCGGCAGGCACCGGAGCACAAGTTCCCTACCGCTCACAACGATGCTTTTACCGCTTACCAATGGGTGCTGAACAACGCGGCCTCCATTAAAGGCGACCCTAAGCGGGTGGCTGTAGCCGGTGAAAGTGCCGGTGGCAACCTGGCCGCCGCCGTGTGCATGATGGCCCGCGATAAAGGCGTTATGCAGCCGAAGCACCAGCTGTTGGTGTACCCTATTGCCGGTTACGACTTAAACACGCCTTCTTATCAGAAAAACGCCAACGCCAAGCCCCTGAGCAAGCCCTTTATGGCGTGGTTCTTTGATAAGTATCTGCGCACCCCCGCTGATGGTAAAAACCCGCTGATTTCACTGGTTACGGCCCCCAACCTGAAAGGACTGGCTCCCGCCACGGTTATTGGTGCGGGCATTGACCCCTTGATGAGCGAAGGCAAAACCTACGCCGACAAGCTACAGGCGGCCGGTATCCCGGTAAAGTACCAGCTGTATGACAACGTAACCCACGAGTTTTTCGGCATGGGAGCCGTTGTACCCTCGGCTATGCAGGCAGAGGAGCTGGCGGCTGGTGAGCTGAAGAAATCTTTGATGGCTCAATAACCTCCTATCAATTCGTATAGAAAAAGCCCTGCCACCTTAGGTGGCAGGGCTTTTTTGTGTTAGCAAGTGGCCTAGATGTGAGAGTTAGCAAAATCGATAAACCTCTTTTTATGCTAAGTAGAGTCAACGCATCGTGAGTGCTGAGAGCAGAAGAATGGCTGTAGAGACACCTAGTTGTGGCTCGTCGCTAAAACCGGTTGGTAATACCGAAGTGAATTTTGCCGGAGCCAAGGGCAAACTTCTGCTGCTGGTCGCGGCCGAGGGCGTACACGAACTGGAACTGGCCGGCGGCGGTCCGGAAGCTCAGGCCGGCTCCTAGGCCAGTAGGTGTATCCTGGCGGGTTTCAGTAGTGATGTCGCGCCGCAGCCAGGCCTGATCCGCAAAGACGAACACGTAGGAATCGGGGCTGGTAAACTGCCGGAACTCGGCGGTGCCGATGGCGTACTGGCTGGCGTAATAATTCAGCTCATTGAAGCCGCGCAACGTGGCTAGGCCACCCAGCCGGAACAGGTCGTTCAGAAACAGCCGTTGATTAAGCAAGGCCTCACCCCGCACCCGCGTAAACAGCACCCCGTTGCGGCCCACCCGGAAATAACATTCTACGCGCGCCCCCAGACTGATTTGCGTGGAGCGTAAGGGTACCGTCTGGTAAAGCTGCTCCTGCAGATCGGGGTTCCGACTAATACGCTTGGTGCCAACTGCCCCGTGGCC from Hymenobacter taeanensis encodes:
- a CDS encoding alpha/beta hydrolase; protein product: MNFPLLSSAPLASWRWAVPALALGLSLAGCNSPQNAESGAAGNTSTTDGISAADTAASSMATNGPEAIKPSGPAPAWAPNISPQMQAVIEKLEKLQGPTPPEKLPVAEVRKAPSPADAAMAVMADFHVQAPPSKLDTMSKMIAPGLKARIYTPQGATGPLPVVVYYHGGGWVIATIDTYDSSVRALAEKSGAIFVSVAYRQAPEHKFPTAHNDAFTAYQWVLNNAASIKGDPKRVAVAGESAGGNLAAAVCMMARDKGVMQPKHQLLVYPIAGYDLNTPSYQKNANAKPLSKPFMAWFFDKYLRTPADGKNPLISLVTAPNLKGLAPATVIGAGIDPLMSEGKTYADKLQAAGIPVKYQLYDNVTHEFFGMGAVVPSAMQAEELAAGELKKSLMAQ